CATTTGGAGTTCAGAAATAGAGAGGTTCTCTCTGTACAACAATTTGTTTGGTatgaaaattaaaataaaaacacacaaacaaaaagaTGTTGGACCTCCATGTAAACCACAGCTCTGCATATAGAACCATAGAACACAACTATACTGTACAAAAACCTCTTAGAAAACAGAGAAAGGTTTTGTTTGCGTTGCTGGATCTGgccagagaggggtagagagtggaagGAGAAAAAGGGGAGTAGAGGGGATGAggtgaaggagaaagaggagggggggtggagaggagtatctaggcaagtcagttaagaacaattaagagcagttaagaacaaattcttatttacaatgacggcctcccccggccaaacccggacgacgctgggacaactGTGTGCcgtccaatcacggccggatgcgATACAGCCACTAGGGAGCCAGAGTTACAGTATACAAGTTATATTCAGAGAGGATCAATCGGATAGTTGTTTCTCAGTCTCTACCCTTCACCCCCCAAATCACAGGGTCAAAACTgacccacaaaacacaaacaaacacacacaaaaaaatgtccATGAACTTTTGTCGAGATGTAGAAAGTTGGACTAGAAGACAGATGCCTGTTAAggtgtgtttcctttcaaatgtctTGTGTTGATAACAACTGGACGTAGTGAGTTCACACCTACAACAACACATTTTGCGTGAGAATTGACTAATAGTTGCCATATTTGAATCATTCTCATGTGCCTAGTTGTTGCCACGGTGAAACGTCCTCTCCTGTAGATCTGTAATAATTGGATGGTGAAACTTGCATCCAGCCAATCAGAAAAGCAAAGCGAGGGCAATTCAGGCATTCTGGAAAGTCAAGACAATCCTTTTCCCTGCAAATAAACATAAAAAACGTTGTAGTTTAAAAAATAGATTTAGCAAGCAGTAGGCATTTAGAACCGTAGGGTATAAACTGCTTTGACATCACGTGCCCCGTGTACCTTTTAAAAGTTATTCGGCAAAATCATTGttgatttgaaaaaaaaaacacagtttCGATCATTTGTCGCAATAAAGAAAGTCAGACAAAATAAAACTCCACCCCTTGTGGAACAGGAAATGCCGTTCATTAGAACGTCTCTCCCAGAGCTGCCGTTGGTCTTCGCGACATTGTTTTTGTGTAACTAGCCCGGGTCACTGGAAACTGCCGAGTGTctggacatttttttttaccagcaACACAATGCTTTATGATGTCATAATGGGTGttctttctgttgttgttgttgttgttgttgttgcgtgTTTTTCGACCATCCTCCCGTCTCCAAAATCCTTAGAGTCCTCAGCAGAAACACAAAATGTTAGCCCGCCCGACCAAACAAAACCCTTTGCCTCAACATggcccctcagcagcctcctgtgatgctCACCCACTCAATCCACCCATGGCCGTCCTCAGTTTCCATCGTCCCCCTCTGTCCAGCAGCTGGTGTCCAGAAGCTGCTTGTTCACCACCGCCTCCTTGGCCTCCACACAGTCCTTTTTACTCTCTTCTTTCTTAACCCTGGTCAGCGCTGTCACTTTGGCCTGCGACCTCTTGATCTGAAACACGTCCCACCTCTCCGACAGCAGGCCCTTGTTGAAGATGACGGAGGTGACGCCGGAGGCGACGAGGATGGAGCAGAGAGACGTCAACATGATGGTGGTACGGAACGGGAAGAACTGGGTCATCACGCCCTCCGCGTCCTTCCTGAACCCAGGGAAGTGGATGACAGGGGGAAGGTTGATGAGGGGTTCCCCACTCAGGATACGGAGGACCAACGCTAGGAGATACCCCACACTGGCACCGTAGCCGTTGGACACCTAGCGGAATGAATGAACCAATCACTAGATAGAtgaatagatactgtagatggatatcACGACATGCAGAATTCACAAATAATCTCTACACACAtccaccacaggaggctggtggcactaTAATTAGGGAGGACGTGctggtggtaatggctggagcggaatgggtggaatggtatcaaacacacgGTTTACAGGTGTTACAGGTGCAAGTCCATTTGCTCCGATtgggccattattatgagccgttctcccctcagcagcctcctgtgatgctCACCCACTCATCCACCCCTACCTTGAAGAAGAGGACACAGACAAGCTGTGGGAACATGATTGTGTATGACATGTCGACGCCCACCAGCCAGAAAACCAGAACACTGTTATCCAGGAAGGTCAGGGCCGTCCCCGCCAGGCCACACACCACCACCGAGGTACGGATCACCCACTGTATCTCCCTGTCTGAGGCCTGGAGGAGAGATAGACACAAGATGGAGGCACAGTGGTCAGGACAAATCAAGACAAATCCAAAATGGAGGAACAGTGGTCAGCACAGATCAGGACAGATCCAAGATGAAGGCACAGTGGTCAGGCCAGATCCAAAATGGAGGCACAGTAGTTAGCACAGATCAAGACAGATCCAAGATGGAGCCACAGTGGTCAGGACAGATCCAAAATGGAGGCACAGTGGTTATGAGAAACACAATACATGAATTCAGGAAGCGGATGATGCTGTCTGATCAGAAAGAGgatgatgctgtctggtcagaaCGAGGACGATGCTGTCTGGTCAGAACGAGGACGATGCTGTCTGGTCAGAAAGAGggtgatgctgtctggtcagaa
The genomic region above belongs to Oncorhynchus keta strain PuntledgeMale-10-30-2019 unplaced genomic scaffold, Oket_V2 Un_contig_3713_pilon_pilon, whole genome shotgun sequence and contains:
- the LOC118383664 gene encoding high affinity choline transporter 1-like, which translates into the protein MMTNPNSMDITLTAFNETFQAPWVGKLELRDAGKWIDDFMVLALGGLAYQAFYQRILSASSYTQAQVTCFASSAFCLVLGIPSVLVGAVAASTDWNLTSYGSPTPYERGQAGSILPIALQYLTPSYVSIIGIGAVSAAVMSSMDSALLSSASMFSSNIYKNIIRNQASDREIQWVIRTSVVVCGLAGTALTFLDNSVLVFWLVGVDMSYTIMFPQLVCVLFFKVSNGYGASVGYLLALVLRILSGEPLINLPPVIHFPGFRKDAEGVMTQFFPFRTTIMLTSLCSILVASGVTSVIFNKGLLSERWDVFQIKRSQAKVTALTRVKKEESKKDCVEAKEAVVNKQLLDTSCWTEGDDGN